One region of Trichosurus vulpecula isolate mTriVul1 chromosome 1, mTriVul1.pri, whole genome shotgun sequence genomic DNA includes:
- the OSM gene encoding oncostatin-M — MWARLRLSSLFGLTCGLLWLCPVAGSACPDYQKLLSQVKNMSEKDFLESFMSDQGLNLLHPQVICQERADFPKLETLKDLPPVAFLQNVSQILHQVEQELKEPTFKLMIRHIQGIDNNICCLLHTLPNAPAACPTPGNKRTPSPTPTAGSFSWKSERCKTIKSYQRFMKDVAKVLETWPPSPGEEKRNRHSLLQVLLGQRQNVRAG, encoded by the exons ATGTGGGCTCGGCTCAGACTGAGCTCTCTCTTTG GCTTGACCTGTGGTCTCTTGTGGCTGTGCCCGGTGGCCGGAAGTGCTTGCCCCGACTACCAGAAGCTCCTCAGTCAAGTCAAGAACATGTCAGAGAAAGATTTCTTGGAGTCCTTC ATGTCTGATCAAGGCCTAAACTTACTGCATCCCCAAGTTATCTGCCAAGAGAGAGCAGACTTCCCCAAGCTGGAGACCCTTAAAGACTTACCTCCAGTCGCCTTCCTCCAGAATGTGAGTCAGATCCTGCACCAAGTTGAACAGGAACTCAAGGAACCCACCTTCAAGTTGATGATTCGCCACATTCAAGGCATCGATAACAACATCTGCTGCCTGCTTCACACCCTCCCCAATGCCCCTGCTGCCTGCCCTACTCCTGGAAACAAAAGGACCCCGTCCCCAACTCCAACTGCTGGAAGTTTCTCATGGAAATCAGAGAGATGTAAGACCATAAAAAGTTACCAGCGCTTCATGAAGGATGTGGCAAAAGTGCTAGAAACATGGCCTCCCAGCcctggggaggaaaaaaggaatagaCATTCCCTTCTCCAAGTTCTGCTTGGCCAGAGGCAGAACGTGAGGGCAGGCTGA